Proteins found in one Bacillus subtilis subsp. subtilis str. 168 genomic segment:
- the yqgY gene encoding hypothetical protein (Evidence 4: Unknown function but conserved in other organisms) yields MNRMFRVLGFWTGIFAVMFYLGDMKDASLLFFGQTILFVFLSYLNLTERMYIYIFGAYLTIFFAGFTYYSIFIMVPGGGGH; encoded by the coding sequence ATGAATCGCATGTTCCGGGTGTTAGGATTTTGGACGGGAATTTTTGCAGTCATGTTTTATTTAGGTGATATGAAAGATGCTTCCCTTTTATTTTTTGGACAGACGATCTTATTTGTGTTTCTATCGTATTTGAACTTAACCGAACGCATGTATATTTATATTTTTGGCGCTTATTTAACAATTTTCTTCGCCGGCTTTACATATTACTCAATTTTTATTATGGTGCCCGGCGGCGGAGGCCATTAA
- the yqgX gene encoding putative metal-binding hydrolase (Evidence 3: Putative function from multiple computational evidences; PubMedId: 20669241, 22333191; Product type e: enzyme), with translation MKWRRMPVGPIQANAYFLISDDQCLIFDPGGEGHKINQYIKEKGLTPLAILLTHAHFDHIGALDEVREKWDIPVYLHQNEKNWLADASLNGSGMLRGIEVTAKPADHLIEGDGELNIGPFHLETLFTPGHSPGSVSYYVKDADLVISGDVLFQGGIGRTDLIGGNQETLLTSIHEKLLTLPEHTLVLSGHGPETDVLTEQDQNPFLNGFSL, from the coding sequence GTGAAATGGAGACGAATGCCAGTAGGGCCGATTCAAGCGAACGCATATTTTCTCATCAGTGATGATCAATGTCTGATTTTTGATCCGGGCGGCGAGGGACATAAAATCAATCAATACATAAAAGAAAAAGGGCTGACGCCTTTAGCCATTTTGCTTACACATGCCCATTTTGACCATATTGGGGCGCTTGATGAAGTGAGAGAAAAATGGGATATCCCTGTTTACCTGCATCAAAATGAAAAAAATTGGCTTGCGGACGCTTCTTTAAACGGCTCCGGCATGCTGCGAGGGATAGAAGTCACAGCTAAGCCTGCAGATCATCTAATTGAAGGCGACGGTGAGTTGAATATCGGGCCGTTTCATTTGGAAACATTATTTACGCCGGGACATTCACCAGGCAGTGTGTCTTACTACGTGAAAGATGCAGACTTGGTCATTTCCGGAGATGTCTTGTTCCAAGGCGGTATAGGACGTACGGATTTAATAGGCGGCAATCAAGAGACGCTGCTGACGTCCATTCATGAAAAACTGCTTACGCTTCCGGAACACACGCTGGTGTTAAGCGGCCATGGACCTGAAACAGACGTACTGACTGAGCAGGATCAAAATCCGTTTTTAAATGGGTTTTCATTGTAA
- the yqgW gene encoding hypothetical protein (Evidence 4: Unknown function but conserved in other organisms): protein MLLVVIFGLVALFALWGVLRSVRNKNILGFLLAGATLFVFGWFTVMTVINSGYPTAH, encoded by the coding sequence ATGTTACTTGTCGTGATTTTCGGCCTTGTCGCTCTTTTCGCTTTATGGGGAGTCTTGCGTTCTGTTAGAAATAAAAATATACTCGGGTTTTTATTAGCCGGTGCCACCTTATTTGTCTTTGGATGGTTTACCGTGATGACCGTAATAAACAGCGGGTATCCAACCGCACATTAA